The following coding sequences lie in one Biomphalaria glabrata chromosome 18, xgBioGlab47.1, whole genome shotgun sequence genomic window:
- the LOC129923877 gene encoding uncharacterized protein LOC129923877, whose protein sequence is MPGENAGDAGLAAVEEITRIMKSVIDRLIQEMTTRFGRLKTLDEKFGFLFNISKLFANDTSNDIQQHCATLADFYKTDIDGTELFVEISDCSMLLKTRPDATPSSPLELLSFIISYGNDIFPNLRIALQIMLTISVSVASCERSFSKLKIILTYLRASMGQERLSDLALLSIEKELVETINFDDVIDNFASARSRKVVL, encoded by the coding sequence ATGCCTGGTGAAAATGCTGGTGATGCAGGACTCGCTGCGGTTGAAGAAATAACTCGCATTATGAAATCAGTTATTGATAGACTAATCCAGGAGATGACAACACGATTTGGTCGTCTGAAGACGTTAGATGAAAAGTTTGGATTTCTATTCAACATCAGCAAATTGTTTGCTAATGATACCTCTAATGATATTCAACAGCACTGTGCTACGCTGGCTGATTTTTATAAAACTGATATTGATGGAACTGAACTGTTCGTAGAAATCAGTGACTGCAGTATGTTGCTGAAAACCCGGCCAGATGCTACCCCAAGCAGCCCATTAGaattactttcatttattatttcatatggcaaTGACATATTTCCAAACTTGCGAATTGCTTTGCAAATTATGCTGACAATCTCTGTGTCAGTTGCTAGCTGTGAGCGTTCttttagtaaactaaaaatcattttaacttatttgagAGCTTCAATGGGTCAGGAGCGTCTGTCAGACTTGGCATTGCTAAGCATAGAAAAGGAGCTGGTCGAAACAATTAATTTTGATGATGTCATTGACAACTTTGCTAGTGCAAGATCACGAAAAGTAGTTCTATAA